One Natrinema halophilum genomic window carries:
- a CDS encoding DUF1254 domain-containing protein translates to MTNETHDTPADSESNSNPLGATRRTALQGAGLAGLLALGVGSASAHQDTLSQTPNQAEQQTTDNTDAVPVTWANFPRAYCHASFQPIVSKGGFGQFYHVRNLSPIRAKNELGIGEQRDSLYSFGVFDLTEPVTITKPDTGDRYQSMNVQNEDQYV, encoded by the coding sequence ATGACCAACGAGACACACGACACGCCGGCTGATTCAGAATCGAATTCCAACCCGTTGGGGGCAACCCGCCGCACCGCGCTGCAAGGAGCAGGACTCGCCGGCTTGCTCGCACTGGGCGTCGGTAGTGCCAGCGCCCACCAAGACACGCTGAGCCAGACCCCCAACCAAGCCGAGCAACAGACGACGGACAATACCGATGCTGTCCCAGTGACATGGGCGAACTTCCCACGTGCCTACTGTCATGCTTCATTTCAGCCAATCGTCAGCAAGGGTGGATTCGGACAGTTCTATCATGTCCGAAATCTTTCTCCCATCAGGGCAAAGAATGAGTTGGGTATCGGGGAGCAGCGTGACTCACTCTACTCGTTTGGGGTGTTCGATCTGACCGAGCCCGTCACCATCACGAAACCAGACACCGGTGACCGATATCAGTCGATGAATGTACAGAATGAGGATCAATATGTGTAG
- a CDS encoding arylsulfatase, with protein sequence MPEQEFHGHIGRTYDESEEWWPEQTRPPEDAPNVLMIVLDDVGFGQVGCYGGPIDTPNIDRLAENGLQYNNFQTTALCAPTRSCLLTGRNHHSNGMGLVTEASTGFPGYNGSIPHENGFLSEMLVEHGYNTFAAGKWHLAPAEETSAAGPYDEWPLGRGFERYYGFLSGDTHQYYPNLVQGNEQIEPPATPEEGYHLTEDLADRTIQHIQDAQSVAPEKPFFAYFATGACHAPHHVPQEWANKYEGEFDIGWDELRKQILSRQKELGVVPENATLSPDDPDIPHWDDLSDDEQTLYARMMEVFAGFLEHTDHHIGRILDFLEEIGELDNTLVLVVSDNGASAEGGPGGSVNEMRFFNNIEEDLEDNLEAMDALGGPEYYNHYPMGWAWAGDTPFRRWKRETYRGGVSDPMVVHWPDGIDAQDEIRDQFVHAIDIVPTVLEAIGIEAPEEIKGYSQSPIEGTSFAYTFDDPAAPEQHTDQYFEMLAYRAIYHDGWRAVKPWEFGKPITAEDLSATTIKETGWELYNLEEDFSEAHNVADEHPEKVLELAQLWWAEAGTYDVLPLDGRAVERMAATGRPQVSSPRDQYVYYPGGESVPENGAVSVLNRDHSITAEVDIPQGGTEGVLLAHGSTNGGYSLFVLDNRLHYVHNYCGIEEYQITTDSEIPADVAELGMEFEVTGEPDVQNGAGAPATLRLYYDDDQVGEGDLPVTIPIMIAINAGLSCGQDLVQAVTTEYEKPFAFTGDLTQVTVDVSGEPFVHHEAVVKRIMARE encoded by the coding sequence ATGCCAGAACAGGAATTCCACGGCCACATCGGTCGTACGTACGATGAATCCGAGGAGTGGTGGCCCGAACAGACGCGACCGCCTGAAGACGCACCGAACGTATTGATGATCGTCCTTGACGACGTCGGCTTCGGTCAGGTCGGCTGCTACGGCGGTCCGATCGACACACCGAATATCGATCGACTCGCCGAGAACGGACTCCAGTACAATAACTTCCAGACGACTGCGCTCTGCGCGCCAACGCGCAGCTGTCTGCTTACCGGGCGAAATCACCACTCGAACGGTATGGGTCTCGTCACCGAAGCCTCGACCGGATTCCCGGGCTACAATGGTTCAATTCCGCACGAGAACGGCTTCCTCTCTGAGATGTTAGTCGAGCACGGGTACAACACGTTCGCCGCTGGCAAATGGCATCTCGCTCCTGCCGAGGAGACGAGTGCCGCCGGTCCTTACGACGAGTGGCCGCTCGGTCGAGGGTTCGAACGCTACTATGGCTTCCTCAGCGGTGACACGCATCAGTACTATCCCAATCTGGTGCAGGGAAACGAACAGATCGAACCACCCGCAACCCCCGAAGAGGGATATCACCTCACAGAAGATCTCGCTGACCGAACCATCCAACACATCCAGGACGCACAATCGGTTGCTCCCGAGAAGCCGTTCTTTGCGTACTTTGCGACAGGTGCATGCCACGCCCCACATCACGTCCCACAAGAGTGGGCGAACAAGTACGAGGGTGAATTCGATATAGGCTGGGATGAGTTACGGAAACAAATCCTGTCGCGCCAGAAAGAACTCGGTGTCGTCCCTGAAAATGCAACCCTCTCGCCAGACGATCCCGATATCCCACACTGGGATGACCTCTCGGACGACGAGCAGACGCTCTACGCCCGAATGATGGAGGTTTTCGCAGGCTTCCTCGAGCACACTGACCATCACATCGGTCGCATCCTCGATTTTCTCGAGGAGATCGGCGAACTCGACAACACGCTCGTACTAGTCGTCTCGGATAATGGTGCGAGCGCCGAAGGGGGCCCGGGTGGCTCAGTTAACGAGATGAGATTTTTTAATAACATCGAGGAAGATCTCGAGGACAATCTGGAGGCGATGGACGCTCTCGGGGGCCCAGAGTACTACAACCACTATCCGATGGGATGGGCGTGGGCCGGTGATACACCGTTTCGCCGGTGGAAGCGTGAAACCTACCGCGGTGGTGTAAGCGATCCCATGGTCGTCCACTGGCCTGACGGTATCGACGCACAGGATGAAATCCGCGACCAGTTCGTCCACGCTATCGACATCGTCCCCACTGTTCTGGAAGCGATCGGAATCGAGGCACCCGAGGAGATCAAAGGTTATTCGCAATCCCCAATCGAAGGGACGAGTTTCGCGTACACCTTCGACGACCCTGCTGCCCCCGAGCAGCATACTGACCAGTATTTCGAGATGCTCGCGTATCGGGCCATCTATCACGACGGCTGGCGAGCGGTGAAACCGTGGGAGTTTGGGAAACCGATCACCGCTGAGGACCTCTCGGCGACGACGATCAAGGAGACTGGCTGGGAACTGTACAATCTCGAGGAGGACTTCTCGGAAGCGCATAACGTCGCCGACGAGCACCCCGAGAAGGTACTCGAACTCGCCCAGTTGTGGTGGGCAGAAGCTGGCACGTACGACGTGTTGCCACTCGACGGACGCGCCGTTGAGCGAATGGCAGCCACAGGTCGGCCACAAGTGTCCTCACCTCGCGACCAGTACGTCTACTACCCCGGAGGGGAGAGCGTCCCGGAGAATGGCGCAGTCTCGGTGCTAAATCGCGACCACAGCATCACAGCCGAGGTCGATATACCGCAGGGTGGGACGGAGGGCGTGCTGCTCGCTCACGGGAGCACGAACGGTGGCTACTCGCTATTCGTCCTGGACAACCGGCTGCACTACGTCCACAACTATTGCGGCATCGAGGAGTACCAGATAACAACCGACAGTGAAATTCCGGCGGACGTAGCCGAACTCGGAATGGAATTCGAAGTGACTGGTGAACCGGACGTCCAGAACGGAGCGGGAGCGCCAGCGACGCTTCGACTCTACTACGACGACGACCAGGTCGGCGAAGGTGATCTACCGGTCACTATCCCGATCATGATCGCCATTAACGCGGGACTGAGTTGCGGCCAGGATCTCGTACAGGCGGTAACTACGGAGTACGAAAAACCGTTCGCATTC
- a CDS encoding Hsp20/alpha crystallin family protein, whose product MTPVPQYATWEEHRRALSQTAEEARSQHAVPRPAIEIINEPESITVSAQLPGFESDNIQIKSTDTMLTISATRDEYEGEGETLHSEWHSDVQRTIPLPVPTNPDKAEVTYESGILKITLPKEEGQQVTIPI is encoded by the coding sequence ATGACTCCCGTACCGCAATATGCTACATGGGAGGAACACCGTCGTGCGCTTTCACAAACAGCAGAGGAAGCCCGGTCACAACACGCTGTACCAAGACCAGCAATCGAAATTATCAACGAACCTGAATCGATAACTGTCAGTGCTCAACTTCCAGGTTTCGAGAGTGACAATATTCAAATCAAGAGTACAGATACCATGTTGACTATTTCAGCAACCCGCGACGAATACGAAGGGGAAGGCGAAACACTCCACAGTGAATGGCACTCTGACGTCCAACGGACCATTCCATTACCAGTGCCAACGAACCCGGATAAAGCTGAAGTCACTTACGAAAGCGGTATACTGAAAATTACGTTGCCAAAAGAAGAAGGGCAACAGGTGACTATCCCGATATAG
- a CDS encoding DUF1254 domain-containing protein, producing the protein MSNEPPDMTEESGFEPLRATRQTALRGMSTYQGTQNSDRAADGVDLFRTRTLTRREALQKGGLIVGGLSLGGSTVTRTVAADRESEGSQESDMDSSVASIAEDAYLYGLQQIIFYVTRFNYTQKENSDVFVGVNRLYYPNDGQPITADFTAIVTPNNTTLYGMGFLDLQDDPIVIEMPEVTDRYFSLQLMNQYGIFPLYAGNQFNGTDARSYLILPDDYEGEIPGDFAATDVVQAGTKTLFTLVRYALRNPTDESEIAYVNDLQEQTNITPLSEWLANDRSGVPRVEQSVVPGDYETIPRMADLTEQQVENQTPSDFFTLLNLVLNDPSMSLIDDSRKEAAMLERLEQLGIGPGLEFDWSALDTDVQEALTSGFESGFERVRATVVEGNSDVVVDMNGWNIVQNTADFRTDWLTRAAVADFGFAGPDSPASHVGAFKFTDANGEQLNGSTQYTITFDLDNFPPVTEFWEIPIYDAQGYFVENELDRYSINSYMLEEGLLHTDANELVIYVQHEKPDDSEQVTNWLPAPEGGMRFAARFYGPHWSLVDGTYDMPEVVPAEE; encoded by the coding sequence ATGAGCAACGAACCACCAGACATGACGGAGGAATCGGGCTTCGAACCGCTGCGAGCAACGCGCCAAACTGCACTTCGTGGAATGAGTACTTACCAGGGAACCCAGAATTCAGACAGGGCAGCTGACGGAGTGGACCTGTTTCGTACCCGAACGCTGACGCGCCGCGAGGCACTCCAGAAAGGGGGGCTCATCGTGGGCGGACTCTCACTCGGGGGATCGACGGTGACGCGGACAGTCGCCGCCGATCGAGAATCCGAAGGTAGTCAGGAAAGCGATATGGATAGCAGTGTGGCATCGATCGCCGAAGACGCGTACCTCTACGGTCTCCAGCAGATTATCTTCTACGTGACGCGCTTCAACTACACACAGAAGGAGAACAGCGACGTCTTCGTGGGCGTCAATCGGTTGTACTATCCTAACGATGGCCAACCGATAACGGCCGACTTCACGGCTATCGTCACTCCGAACAACACCACCCTGTACGGAATGGGCTTCCTCGACCTGCAGGACGACCCCATCGTCATCGAGATGCCCGAGGTTACCGACCGCTACTTCTCGTTACAGTTGATGAACCAGTACGGAATCTTCCCTCTCTACGCCGGGAATCAGTTCAACGGCACCGACGCGCGGTCGTACCTGATTCTGCCGGACGATTACGAGGGCGAGATTCCAGGCGACTTCGCCGCGACCGACGTCGTCCAAGCAGGGACGAAGACCCTATTCACCCTCGTCCGGTACGCGTTGCGCAACCCCACGGACGAATCCGAAATCGCCTACGTCAACGACCTGCAGGAGCAGACGAACATCACCCCGCTCAGCGAGTGGCTCGCCAACGACCGCTCGGGCGTGCCACGGGTGGAGCAGTCAGTCGTCCCCGGCGACTACGAGACGATCCCACGAATGGCGGACCTCACAGAGCAGCAGGTCGAAAACCAGACCCCATCGGACTTCTTCACCCTCCTCAACCTCGTCCTGAACGATCCGAGTATGTCGCTCATCGACGACTCCCGAAAAGAGGCTGCGATGCTCGAGCGACTGGAACAACTCGGAATCGGCCCGGGACTGGAATTCGACTGGTCCGCCCTCGATACCGACGTGCAGGAGGCCCTGACTAGCGGATTCGAGAGCGGGTTCGAGCGCGTCAGAGCCACCGTCGTGGAGGGTAACAGCGACGTCGTAGTAGACATGAATGGGTGGAACATCGTTCAGAACACGGCGGACTTCAGAACCGACTGGTTGACCCGGGCCGCCGTGGCCGACTTCGGCTTCGCGGGCCCCGACTCGCCCGCATCTCACGTCGGTGCGTTCAAATTCACCGACGCGAACGGCGAGCAACTAAACGGGTCGACACAGTACACCATCACGTTCGACCTCGATAACTTCCCGCCAGTCACCGAGTTCTGGGAGATTCCGATCTACGACGCGCAGGGCTACTTCGTCGAGAACGAACTCGACCGCTACAGCATCAACAGCTACATGCTCGAAGAAGGACTGTTGCACACTGACGCCAACGAACTCGTCATCTACGTCCAACACGAGAAGCCGGACGATTCCGAGCAGGTGACGAACTGGCTGCCAGCTCCCGAAGGTGGTATGCGATTCGCAGCGCGGTTCTATGGTCCCCACTGGTCGCTGGTCGATGGGACCTACGACATGCCCGAAGTCGTTCCTGCAGAGGAGTGA
- a CDS encoding HAD family hydrolase, with protein sequence MSNEPHHTTAEPVSEPLRATRRTALRGAGLASLFALGGGSATAQRTVPNADAHQSRKETTEALPSWNDGRAKQAILAFVEKVTTPDSPDFVPPAERIATFDNDGTLWVERPVYAQLAFVIDRIQELAPQHPEWEDEQPFKAVLENDLETLAAMNQNEVAELLTVTHTGMTTDEFEATVTDWLNTARDPRFDRRYTDLAYQPMLELLSFLRANEFKTFIVSGGGAEFMRQMSEATYGIPPEQVVGSTGKTRYEVRDSEPVLVKLPEVDFVDDEAGKPIGIHKFIGRRPIAAFGNYVGDRQMLEWTEAGDGPRLLLLVNHDDAKREYAYSMDEDLTGETSDESSQPFIDVAEEKGWVVVSMKDDWEYVFPFEQADS encoded by the coding sequence ATGAGCAACGAACCACACCACACGACGGCGGAGCCAGTATCCGAACCGTTGCGCGCAACCCGCCGAACCGCGCTTCGCGGGGCAGGTCTCGCCAGTTTATTCGCACTGGGCGGCGGCAGCGCCACGGCCCAGCGAACCGTTCCGAATGCGGATGCCCATCAGAGTCGGAAAGAGACCACCGAGGCGCTTCCATCCTGGAACGACGGCAGGGCCAAGCAGGCCATACTTGCGTTCGTAGAGAAAGTGACCACGCCAGACTCTCCCGACTTCGTACCGCCCGCTGAGCGCATAGCCACTTTCGACAACGACGGCACGCTGTGGGTCGAACGGCCAGTGTACGCCCAGCTCGCCTTTGTAATCGACCGAATACAAGAGCTGGCCCCCCAGCACCCAGAATGGGAGGACGAACAGCCCTTTAAGGCGGTGTTGGAGAACGACCTCGAGACACTGGCGGCGATGAACCAGAATGAGGTGGCCGAACTGCTCACTGTCACGCACACCGGAATGACCACGGACGAATTCGAGGCAACCGTGACCGACTGGCTGAATACGGCTCGCGATCCGCGTTTCGACCGGCGCTATACTGACCTCGCCTATCAGCCGATGCTGGAACTGCTCTCGTTTCTGCGGGCGAACGAGTTCAAGACCTTCATCGTTTCCGGCGGTGGCGCCGAGTTCATGCGACAGATGAGTGAAGCGACGTATGGGATCCCGCCAGAGCAGGTGGTCGGCTCGACCGGGAAGACCCGCTACGAGGTCCGGGACAGTGAGCCGGTGCTGGTAAAGCTGCCGGAGGTCGATTTCGTCGACGACGAGGCTGGCAAACCAATCGGTATCCACAAGTTCATCGGCAGGCGCCCCATCGCGGCGTTCGGCAACTACGTCGGAGACCGCCAGATGCTCGAGTGGACCGAAGCAGGGGACGGTCCGCGGCTGCTCCTGCTGGTTAACCACGACGACGCCAAGCGTGAGTATGCCTATAGTATGGACGAAGACCTAACAGGAGAGACGTCCGACGAGTCTTCCCAGCCATTTATCGACGTGGCAGAAGAGAAGGGCTGGGTCGTCGTCAGTATGAAAGACGATTGGGAGTACGTCTTCCCCTTCGAGCAAGCGGATAGCTGA
- a CDS encoding DUF1214 domain-containing protein, with amino-acid sequence MSSASGWTGVPEPSEALILQRTPDQNDGETPYTLTVKDVPVDGFWSISVYNRRLSFVKNKYDAFTVSNVTADRNANGSVTVHFDGDPDQKNFLYTPGGWRYLFRFYDASKPIINENYQFPEAQPIK; translated from the coding sequence ATCTCCAGCGCGTCGGGGTGGACTGGCGTCCCGGAACCGTCAGAAGCACTCATCCTCCAACGGACACCCGACCAGAATGACGGCGAGACGCCATACACACTCACCGTCAAGGACGTCCCTGTCGACGGGTTCTGGTCGATTAGCGTCTACAACCGTCGCCTGTCCTTTGTAAAGAACAAATACGATGCTTTTACTGTGAGCAACGTGACCGCAGACCGGAACGCTAACGGGAGTGTCACAGTGCATTTCGATGGCGACCCCGACCAGAAGAACTTCCTCTACACCCCGGGGGGATGGCGCTATCTTTTCCGGTTCTACGACGCAAGCAAGCCAATTATCAACGAGAACTATCAATTCCCCGAAGCTCAGCCAATTAAATGA
- a CDS encoding site-specific integrase yields the protein MTTRHSHENVLTDREFELLLEACSELPSPRDFQARFICLVAGRLGLRAGEISHLNTDWFDWDRKLLQIPQHEPCSCGYCRRQATQEASHCSDLTEDETVEARWHPKTVSSTRAIPFDLSLRLELCIERFANRYDSFPHSRSTINRRVNEAVETADLRGRVYPHCLRATAASYHAYQGVAPVPLQALMG from the coding sequence TTGACGACACGACATTCTCACGAAAATGTACTCACCGACCGAGAGTTCGAGTTGCTACTCGAAGCCTGTTCGGAGTTGCCCAGTCCCCGTGATTTCCAAGCACGGTTCATCTGTCTGGTCGCAGGTCGGCTCGGATTACGGGCGGGAGAGATTTCCCACCTCAATACCGACTGGTTCGACTGGGATCGGAAACTTCTCCAGATCCCACAGCACGAGCCATGTTCTTGTGGGTACTGTCGTCGCCAAGCAACTCAGGAAGCGAGCCACTGTAGCGACCTCACTGAGGACGAGACAGTGGAGGCCCGGTGGCACCCAAAGACGGTCTCCTCCACGCGGGCGATTCCTTTCGACCTGTCGTTACGTCTCGAACTGTGTATCGAACGGTTCGCCAATCGCTACGATTCGTTCCCGCATTCGCGCTCGACGATCAATAGGCGAGTGAACGAAGCAGTTGAGACTGCCGATCTTCGGGGGCGCGTCTACCCACACTGTTTGCGAGCAACCGCTGCGAGCTATCACGCCTATCAGGGGGTTGCGCCAGTTCCGCTTCAGGCCTTGATGGGGTAG